From Candidatus Neomarinimicrobiota bacterium:
ATTAAAGTAGATGAGTTTAACGATACCATGTCTGTGGATATACGGAGTGCGGATGTGACAATTATGCATAATGCAAGTTCCGCAACATATTCGTTTCAATTCGAGGAAGACACTGCACGGGGTAACCTCTTCTTCAATCCAGATTTCACCCCAGCTGAGGGGGAAACGTATACACTGACAGTTAAGGCGGAATCATTCCCAACAGTGACTGCTTCCACTACTATTCCTCAGCGACCCAGCATCAAGAACCTGTCTTTTTTGGAGGAATTATACGAGTTTGATCTCATTATGACAGAAGATACGGGCATGTATGAAGTGTATTTGTTTCTGGAAAGCGGCTATGCAGTAAACCAACGAGTGATCAACGATGGGCAGTCATCAAAGAGTGTTACACTGAAAATCCCTGACGGGTATGGTTTACCCTACTTGCTCAATATCTATGGGTATGATCCGCAGCTGACAGAATACACAAATGCGGCTGTGACACTCAGATGGAACACCTATCAGGAGACGGTCACCACCGTGGAAGGTGGCTACGGTGTTTTAGGTTCTGTTACTGTAGCTACCCTTTTCTTAGGCGAGACGTAGAGGTGACAGCGTTGAAGCTGAAAGACCACTATCGTAAGCCTGACTTTTACAGATAAACGGGGCGATATAACTTTTTTCTTGACAATGGCAGCGAATTGAGTTACACTTATATATTAAACCTATGGTTCAACTATTAAACCACCCAAAAACTGCTGTTGACCTCTCCCTGCAAAATGGATCTGTTTTTAAGACATTTCAAATCTTGGAGCAGTTTACTAGAAAGAATCCTCAGTTGACGCTGAATGAGATTGCTTCGCGGGCGGAGATCAATCGTTCTACCACATTCCGGTTCTTGAATTCGCTACGATCGTTGGGGATAGTGGAGAGATCAGAAGAAGGCCACTATAAGTTAGGCATGCGTCTTTTCGAGCTCGGGATTCTCGTTGACGTCAATCAATCCATCAGTGAAAAGGCGCAGCCGTTCTTGCGGGAGTTGTCAAATG
This genomic window contains:
- a CDS encoding DUF4249 family protein; amino-acid sequence: IKVDEFNDTMSVDIRSADVTIMHNASSATYSFQFEEDTARGNLFFNPDFTPAEGETYTLTVKAESFPTVTASTTIPQRPSIKNLSFLEELYEFDLIMTEDTGMYEVYLFLESGYAVNQRVINDGQSSKSVTLKIPDGYGLPYLLNIYGYDPQLTEYTNAAVTLRWNTYQETVTTVEGGYGVLGSVTVATLFLGET